The Polyangium mundeleinium genome contains the following window.
GTCACCTGGCAGAGGGCATCGGCGACAGGGCCGAGTTCCTCACCACCGAGCGTGTGGAACACCCGCGCCTGTCCATCTGGCAGGGCGAGGGCGACGAGGACAGGTCCCTCGGTAATGTCGGGGCCCGTCGAATGGACGACCAGGCCGACGCGCCCGGCGCGGAGGATGGCTTCCGCCAGGGTGCCCGGCCCGGCTCGATCAGATGTCTGCTCGGCTTGACCAGATCCCTGGAGGCCCTCGGGGGAGCGAGAACGCCGCGAAAACGAGGCTCCTTGCCCGGCTTGACCAGATGACCAGATCTTTTCGGAGGGGAGAGGCGCCCCCGACAGGGACGGGGATACAGACCCAAGCCTCGCAACATCGGCGCTCACAGAGGGACTCTCCCCCCTGAAAGATCTGGTCATCTGGTCAGAGTGAGGTTGATTACCTGTCCGTGCCTGCATATCCCCTGGATCTGCTGGGGTTTTGCCATCCCCGGGCCCTTCGCACCCGTGCCCGGATCGATCTGGACACGAACCGGGCATCTGGACAGCCAGCACCGGCGAAGGGGGCAAGCTCGCTATCGTGAGGGGCGCAGAGCCGTTCATGTTCTCCGCCGGGCTCCGGATGGGACGCCAGAGCGAGGGGAGATCAAGCCCGTCATCACCCCCCTCGCACAGCGCCCCGCCGTCATCGTCGGGACCAGGCTCGCCACCACCAGGACCGGGCCCTCCGTCACCCGACCCGTCCGGGTCCGGCTCGCCCCGCAGCTTGGTCAGGTCGATCTTCAGCACGCGCTCCCGCTTGCGGTCCCCATCGACATCGAGCCGGTGCGTGGGCTCCTTCCCGTTCGGGAGAATGAGCCCCTCTTCGACCATGCGGCTCCAGAGGCCGTACTGCTGGAGCGGCGTGCCTTCGTTCATCGACTTCAACGCCTTGTTGACCGCCTCGAAGGCGGCGTCGGGCAGGAGGTAGGCGTGCGTCTTGTCCTTCCAGCCCACAGGCTCCGTGCCGTCGCTGCTGGCCGACGTCAGCGGCATCCCCATCGACTGCAACGTCACCTTGCGCCGGAGCAGCAGATCGCGCAGCACCTCCAGGAAGCGATGGCCGGGGTTCGACTGCTCCGTCGCTCGCACCTGCTCGCGATAGTTCGCGAGGAGCGCCGCTCGGGCCTCATCGATGTAGCCCTTGGCATCCTCGTCGCTCATGACGCCGAGGTCCTTGGCGAACTCAGTGAAGTAGTACGCGCCGACGAGCAGGTGCGCCATCGCGGCCGGGGCGCGGAGATGGCCGTACTTCTGCTGCATCTCGTCACGGAGCTCCTGGAACTTCTTCTTCACCTCGACCTCGAGCTGCGGCATCTGCGGGATAAGCCACTCGACGTACGCAGCCATCGCGTGCGGCAGACGATGGGCGTTGGCTTGAAGCCTCGTCAGTGCGTCGAGGTTGATGTCCTCTTTCGACATGTGAATGGCGACGAGCCGCGCCTGAATCGACTCTCCTTTCGGCAGGTCTTCGCCCGTGCTCAGCACGAGCGCTCGGCAGGGGCGATCAGGACGCGCGGTGCAATCCGACTTGAGGCGACCACGCGAGCTCCCATTCCCGACATGGCGAACGAGCTGGGCGCCCTTCTTGTGAGTCTCGTCCGTGGCGTCGGCACTCTTCGGCGCGAAGTCGTCAATCGTGACGAGCGCGTCCTTCATCCGGTGGAGGTACAGCTCGATCGCGCTGAACGTCCAGCCCCAGCTCAGGGGCAGCGATGCGTGATCGAATTCTCCCCAGTGGCTCTGCGCGAGCGCGGCCAGCGAACTCTTCATGCTGCCGCTCTTGCCGTGCAGCATGAGCACCGCGTCGAAGTAATGCGAGCTTTGAAGCGGCGCTCGATAGACCGCGCAGAGCAAAGGCAACGTGACACGTGTGTCGGCGGTCTTGAGGAAGTCGAGCGAGATCTTCACCGCTTCCCGGGGATCCTCCGCGAACGCGGGCAGCTTATAGCGGCGATACGCGGCTTCGAGCTCAATCGAGACATCGTGCGCTCCCACGGCACCGCCGGCATGCAGATAGATCCACCGGCCGCCATGGTCTCGAAAACCCGAGTGCATGTACGTCACGGTCTCCGTCGGACTCGACACTGTCTGGATTGCAGCGCGGAGGTGGCTCGCCACCCTGGGGATGCCGGGGTAGACGATCGGCTTCGCGCCCCACTTCTGGCTCGGCCACAGCTCGCCCCCGAGCTCTTGCGGGCTCACACGCACGCGCGACAGGGGAACTCCGGTCTCGAGCGCGCCCTCGATGACGAAGGCACGCGTCTTCTCGGCGCCGTCGTCCAAGATCTCCTCCTCGACGATGTGGGCCGTGAAGTTGCCTAGGGGCTGGCAGTTCTCCGTCACGCCTCCGTCCGGCGAGCTCACCAAGCAGAGCTTCTCGCGGCGAACAGCGTAGAACGCGCCGGCCGGCGTCTCCTCTTCATGAATTCTCCGGTTCTTGGCCTTCTGCTCGGCCTCGTACAGGGCGCGCTGAAGATCCCTCTCCCTGACGCCGTGCGGGCGCAACAGCGTCATGACCTTCTTTTGCGTGGCGACGCCGCGCTCCGTGAGCGACCACAAGAACGGCAAGTCGCCCAGGAGGTTCACGGCCTGCTCGGCCGAGATGTTCTTCACCCGCTCGACCGGATCGGCGGGCACATCCGCGGCCAGCACCCTACGAAGGTCGACGTACCCGTTCGAGGCGCGGAAGTCGTCCGGCCCTTGATCTTCACCGTCATCGCGCAGCGGCAGCGCCGCCACCTTCACCTTGGCGCCGTGCTGCTCGAGCGCGATGGCCAGCCGAGCTTCCGCTCGCGCGACGTCAGGGTTCAGCGCCCGGCCCGCATCGAACGTGATGACGACCTCGCGCCGGACGAGGCCCACCACGTTCCACGAGTCATTGAGCTTGTGGTCCTTCGTGAGCGTCGAGTAGATCCCGCCGAGCCCGATAGCATTGAAGCCGTTGTCCTGGAGGACCAGCGCCTTGCCCGGCGACTCGACAACGTAGAGCGGCGCGGAGCCCTCGAACTCGCACCCCGGCGGGATGAAGATGGGGACCTCCCGCCCGGCCGGGGCGAGGTAGCGAGGTTTGCCCTCGTCGAGCCGGATCCGCACATATCCCGGCGCGTTGGGGTATGGGATCGCGATCCCGCCACAGGGAAGCGGCTGGTCCCGACCGAGCAGCCTCACGCCCACGTCCGGCGAGACGGACCGCAGACCGGCCTCGGCGGCCCAATCTGGGACGACGGCGCGGTGCTCCAGGTACTGGATGTGATGGGGCTCGAAGGGCAGCACCTGTGCGCCCCCTGTATTGGTTTCCGTAGAAGCGCATGCTAGATTCATGTTCACCTCCTGGACGGCTCCTTCCGCGGCTTCGCAGACCAAGCGGATGGAGCCGTTCTCCTTTTTCAACGATCCTTCTTATTCTTCCGGCTCTGCGGCTCCGTGTTCGCGATGCGCTCGATACGGCGGAGCACACGCTCTGCGGCAGGGCCGAGGTCCACGAGGTGGCTCACGCAGCGCTCGCTGGAGCCCGGGGCCGCGTTCTTCTTCGTCTTGTCAAACAAGACGACCTCTTGACCATCGGTCCAGATGGCCACGTTCACGAGCTCGTGGAGCTCGGGGAACCCGTGGCCCCGCTGCACGTAGCGCAAGGCTCCGACCATCGTCCGCACGCGGATGCCTGCCCTCAAGATCTCCCGCGCGAGCCGCAGCGCGAGCAGATCTCGGGCCGTGAACCGACGCGGCGAGCCGCGCCCCTGACCACCTCCGGCGCTGGGCTTCAAGAGCCCGCTCCGAAGAATCTCATCCAGCTTCTTATAACGCAGCCCGGAGACCCGGACCGCGTCGCCTGCCGTGAATGTAGTATCCATGGCTTGGCATTCCATCACGTGGGATCCGAGAAAGGGAAGCGCACCCCCTTCTACAAGTCTTCACGGCACAACAAGAACTTGTACCGAGCGCACTAAACCCTTGGTTCCATGCTGAAAGAAGCAGAACGTGCTCAACAGTAGCTCAAGAAGCAAGTGACCACTTGTTCTATTGAAATAACTACGTTCCGCGAAAAACCGTCGGCAGCACAGCTCGTCGCCTCGTTGCACGGAACCACAGCTTCCTGGGAAGGGGCGATGGTGAACTGGTCGAAGAACAAATTGTGGTATCCTTCTCCATTCTCGAGATGACGGCGATGGACGAGCAGGTTTTGCCGCAACAAAATCGGCCCACGCCCACGGCGAACGCGAAGAGTTTGTCCACGGGCCCGATGAGGGCGATATCTGGCGACCCGTCGACCCGGTCCAGTCGGCGCTTCTTTGGCGGCGCAGCATCGTGCAGCTCAGCCAGGAAAGTACGAGTATCCCGTCCGGGCGTAGCAAGACGATGCGGCGGCAAACGGCTGTGCAGCACTCCGCTTGCGAGGATCCGATGAAGGCGCGGAAAGAAGCTGCCCGCACCCCACGCCCCGAGACCACGACGAGTTCAAGCCCTTGCACGCCCAAGACGCGCCGTCCGTCGACACGCAAGAACGCGGTGATTGCATCTCCGCAGCCATTTGTGCCGGAATCAGGAGCCCCTGTTGTCTCCGCAGCCACCTCGGCCCTCGTGACGGATTCTCCGAACGCCGTCGAGCCCACCCGATCGACGCGTTCGGTCTCCGAGAAGCCTCTCGACCCGCGCCTGCGCCCGTTCGCGCATGCGCTCGCCGACCTTTTGCTTTCCGATCTGTTGAAGTACCCTCCGGAGAAACCATGAGGCTCAGCCTAAAAATTGTCGTCCCACGCCGCTCGGGCCATGCTCCCGTGCGCCTGACCCGGGCGGGGGGCGAAAGACCGCCCGTTTTCGCTGGGCCAGCGCGCCCTTCCACGAGGGCCGGGCTCACGAGAACCCGTTATGTTGGGCGTGCGCCCGGTGACGCGCTTGGCCAATCCAGGCAAGTCATCGGCCGAGGACGGCTACCGGGTGTCGCGTACGTTGAGCGCGCAGCCCCACGCCCCAGTCCTCCATAATGCAGGATGATGAGACGTGGGGCCGCTCATACGTGAGCCAGATCAACGCCAGGCGTAAGGCCGAGCGGAACTACTGTTTATTGGACGGGCCTTTGATTCCGGGAAACGGGTTCCGCGGAAACGGACTCGCCGGGAAGCCTTCAAGATCGACGAGCAGCCCCGTAGACGCCAACCGTGCGCAGACCTCACGCACCAACTCGACCTTCTGGCCGGTCTTGCGGTCGCCCACCCAGAGGCGGTTCGGTGGTCCAGCGCCGAAAGCCTCGATATTCATATCATTGACGATGGCAGGCAGGAAGTCCGGATCGGACCAGATGCCCTCGGTTACTTCCGCCGCACCATGGATCGCGTCTAGGGCCATGTGCATTGCTTCAGCATGCAGCGTCTTGAGCCGAGACAGCTCGAGCGTCGTCGCTGGCGCGATGGGCTGCAGGTCGTCATCAAAAGCCACCCTCTTCTCACGGAACCACTCCGTGATGTATTGCGCCGCCACGGCGCAGGCTTTGATGTCCTGCTCGAAGCGGACATCACCCTCATCCATCGCCTGGCGAATACCGTCGATAGAATCGAAGAGGTGCTGCAACGCGTAGCCTGCACCGAAAGAAGCGACGAGCTCTTCGCGCGACCCTGCGTCGGAAATTCTGTTCGACGCGTTGCCTTCCGTTTCCTTGTCCTTAGTCATGTGGTTATCTCTCTTTGTTGTCGACGCCGTCGGCGTCATCTATGTTGTGTTTCCGCATTTCGCGGCCGAGTAGCTGAGTATTCGCGGGGCACTCGGCGCGGGAAGAGGCTCACGGACATCGTCGGACTGCCCAGGCAGTCACACGCCGAACCCCAGAAGGGGAATGCAGCGTATGGCTGGCCCCGCCGCCTCTGGAGCGTGTGGAGTCGAAGCGACAGCCTTACCCAGCGGGATCGGCTTATCGATCGGTAGCCTCCTCGTGGAGCCTCAGCTCGCGATCGATCTCGGTGAGGAGCTCACGCAGGGTCGACACGAGATCGGCGTTCATCCTGCCCGGCTTCGAGCGTCTAAGCTTGTTTCGTACGTCGGCGAGCGCCCGAGGAATGCTCGCCACCTCCTGATCACCGATATCGGTCTCATCCGCGCCGGCGAGGCCCCCAGGGCGATAGGCAGGCATGCGGCGCACGCTCGCGGGGTCGATCGGCATCATGGGCTCCGGCCGCTCGTCGAGGCGGACAGTCGAATCCTCGCCTTGGGTCGGGAGCGCCGCCGCGCCGGCAGGAGGCTGGTCGGGCTGCTCGACCACTGCCTTCGCGGTATCGGACGTGGTATCCTGGGTCGGCAACGTACCCTCTCCGCAGCTCTTCGTATCCTGGGTCACGGAGGCGCTCTGGGTGGCAGTGCGCTGGAGCATGCCAGCGGCCCGCTTCACGCTTCTGGTGCGCCCCTCGGCAAGCAGCCGCGCGACGGCAGCCTGCTGATCCCGCGGAAGGCGGGTGAGCTCCATGAGCTTCACCTTCTCGTCCGCGAGCGCTGTACCCCGGATGAGCTCGGCCGCATCGGCGGCCAGATTCCTTGCGATCCTGATCTCCTCCTGCACGGTCCGCTCGGACGTGCCGAGCTTGGCTGCTGCATCCGCGGCAAAGGCCGGTGCGAGCGAAATGATTTCGGTTGCACCGCCGGCCGCTGCCTTGGCGCGCCCGCCCCGGGCGTGCTGCCGTGCCTCCGGGTGGAGCGCCTCATAGAGTTCCTTCCGCCGGGCGAGGAGCTGGCCGCGCTCGAGCACGGAGAACCGGCGACGAACCAGGTTCTCATCGATTTTGGCCAGCTCCCGGTCGACGGCGCCCCACGTCTCGATGTGAGCCTCGATCTGCGGGTACCCCAGCTCGACGTAAGCGGCGACCCTGTTTCTTCCGGCGACGAGATCGCCATAAGGGGTGAGGATGATCGGATTCAACAGCCCCAGATCGGAGATCGACGTCACG
Protein-coding sequences here:
- a CDS encoding DNA polymerase, whose amino-acid sequence is MNLACASTETNTGGAQVLPFEPHHIQYLEHRAVVPDWAAEAGLRSVSPDVGVRLLGRDQPLPCGGIAIPYPNAPGYVRIRLDEGKPRYLAPAGREVPIFIPPGCEFEGSAPLYVVESPGKALVLQDNGFNAIGLGGIYSTLTKDHKLNDSWNVVGLVRREVVITFDAGRALNPDVARAEARLAIALEQHGAKVKVAALPLRDDGEDQGPDDFRASNGYVDLRRVLAADVPADPVERVKNISAEQAVNLLGDLPFLWSLTERGVATQKKVMTLLRPHGVRERDLQRALYEAEQKAKNRRIHEEETPAGAFYAVRREKLCLVSSPDGGVTENCQPLGNFTAHIVEEEILDDGAEKTRAFVIEGALETGVPLSRVRVSPQELGGELWPSQKWGAKPIVYPGIPRVASHLRAAIQTVSSPTETVTYMHSGFRDHGGRWIYLHAGGAVGAHDVSIELEAAYRRYKLPAFAEDPREAVKISLDFLKTADTRVTLPLLCAVYRAPLQSSHYFDAVLMLHGKSGSMKSSLAALAQSHWGEFDHASLPLSWGWTFSAIELYLHRMKDALVTIDDFAPKSADATDETHKKGAQLVRHVGNGSSRGRLKSDCTARPDRPCRALVLSTGEDLPKGESIQARLVAIHMSKEDINLDALTRLQANAHRLPHAMAAYVEWLIPQMPQLEVEVKKKFQELRDEMQQKYGHLRAPAAMAHLLVGAYYFTEFAKDLGVMSDEDAKGYIDEARAALLANYREQVRATEQSNPGHRFLEVLRDLLLRRKVTLQSMGMPLTSASSDGTEPVGWKDKTHAYLLPDAAFEAVNKALKSMNEGTPLQQYGLWSRMVEEGLILPNGKEPTHRLDVDGDRKRERVLKIDLTKLRGEPDPDGSGDGGPGPGGGEPGPDDDGGALCEGGDDGLDLPSLWRPIRSPAENMNGSAPLTIASLPPSPVLAVQMPGSCPDRSGHGCEGPGDGKTPADPGDMQARTGNQPHSDQMTRSFRGESPSVSADVARLGSVSPSLSGAPLPSEKIWSSGQAGQGASFSRRSRSPEGLQGSGQAEQTSDRAGPGTLAEAILRAGRVGLVVHSTGPDITEGPVLVALALPDGQARVFHTLGGEELGPVADALCQVTIVGHDLKGALAQFQYHLGFMPGTVVDTAIAWRLLDGGRHLKNHKYFSLERALGKQIVQKNIDWSTAPSPELRDELAEEARDVLRLADIFQKDLQEERLEEVAALEFKLLPIVAQMEVSGVPINRVEWERLVDMWTSEAAELEKNLVATLGVKNIDNNEEVLAALHRLGLQVERTNSEALAPYMHLPVAQQLVLYRRNNGFVTGAGNGVLRAFSRSEDGRVHATLNQIGAVTGRLSAQEPNLLGLPRDKQVRSCIQAPAGKKLVVGDYNAIELRVLADQTGDEKLKEVFGKSDGDPHRHTASLLMNVPENQVTDEQRNRAKPVNFGGSFGMGVNKLIAYAKKNYKVDLRPEQAAQFKQMFLQNHAGVAAWQKKMAEEMPAELRTKSGRVSYYFDPAEDYNARLAFPIQGTAADGMKQAMVLLAPHLKRLGAQMILAVHDELLVEAPEEHAEEVKVLMRDSMIAGMKKYVPSVPIVVEPKVMSRWEK